Proteins found in one Macaca nemestrina isolate mMacNem1 chromosome 4, mMacNem.hap1, whole genome shotgun sequence genomic segment:
- the TEX47 gene encoding testis-expressed protein 47, translating to MSFSVRNQKGSKRPLPLGPHLLLQVPRSNYLHFQEEKQRLHLKKFLLHRMFLVAKIQTKVERKDVADYYEQVFQSVLKHHLGETVTGLLLIYPTSILHILESSSDTLYQVLLDYTGHDKDETEFFIQQMKIIVISHNIPMRLFMQWHVSVIKVPVMYLDDVTQSQSLKEVITDFLTQTHKLSVYLCKTMKVGTKGPGDNLHQVAPDLLLPEQIIKYLCKSEEFMDPATFINMYNRPIHIILDSEVVWPAPSRF from the coding sequence ATGTCCTTTTCAGTCCGTAACCAGAAGGGCAGCAAAAGGCCTTTGCCACTGGGGCCTCATCTTTTGCTCCAAGTCCCACGTAGCAATTACCTGCACTTTCAAGAGGAGAAACAACGACTACACCTAAAGAAATTCCTTCTTCATAGGATGTTTCTAGTGGCCAAGATACAAACAAAGGTAGAAAGAAAAGATGTTGCTGACTACTATGAACAAGTGTTTCAGTCAGTTTTGAAACATCACCTGGGAGAAACAGTGACAGGATTGCTGCTCATCTATCCTACTTCCATTCTGCATATCCTCGAGTCCTCCAGCGACACTCTCTACCAAGTGCTTTTAGATTATACTGGCCATGACAAAGATGAAACAGAattttttattcaacaaatgaaaattatagtcATTTCTCATAACATTCCAATGAGGCTTTTTATGCAATGGCATGTTTCAGTGATAAAAGTGCCAGTTATGTATCTCGATGATGTGACACAATCACAGTCCCTAAAAGAGGTCATCACAGATTTTCTCACACAAACTCATAAACTGTCAGTCTATCTTTGCAAGACTATGAAAGTAGGCACTAAAGGACCAGGTGATAACTTACACCAAGTTGCACCTGACCTGCTCCTCCCAGAACAAATCATAAAGTACTTGTGCAAATCTGAAGAATTCATGGACCCAGCAACATTTATAAACATGTATAATAGACCCATACACATCATTCTGGATTCTGAGGTGGTATGGCCTGCTCCTTCACGTTTCTAG